One Fibrobacterota bacterium genomic window carries:
- a CDS encoding sulfate ABC transporter substrate-binding protein has protein sequence MKTKRTHGLIFSRLFPARWPAALALSALAAIPALAGKVTLLNVSYDPTRELYEDYNKAFSAYWKTTAGEDVEIKQSHGGSGKQARSVIDGLDADVVTLALAYDIDAIAEKGQLLAKDWQGRLPHNSTPYTSTIVFLVRKGNPKGIKDWNDLIKPGVAVITPNPKTSGGARWNYLAAWGYALKQNGGDSAKARAFVAALYKNVPVLDAGARGATTTFVQRRIGDVAISWENEALLAVKQLGKDKIEIVAPSISILAEPPVAVVDRVAAKHGTAKVAKAYLEHLYSPEGQEIAARNYYRPSDGKVAAKYAGQFPDIKLFTIADTFGGWAKAQQAHFADGGVFDRIQKEGK, from the coding sequence ATGAAAACGAAGCGTACCCACGGCTTAATTTTCTCCCGCTTATTTCCCGCTCGCTGGCCCGCCGCCCTTGCCCTGTCCGCCTTGGCCGCCATCCCCGCCTTGGCCGGGAAGGTCACCTTGCTCAACGTCTCCTACGATCCCACGCGCGAGTTGTATGAGGATTACAATAAGGCTTTCTCCGCCTATTGGAAAACCACCGCCGGCGAAGACGTGGAGATCAAGCAATCCCACGGAGGCTCGGGCAAGCAGGCCCGCTCCGTCATCGACGGGCTCGACGCCGACGTGGTGACCTTGGCCCTGGCCTACGACATCGACGCCATCGCCGAGAAGGGGCAATTGTTGGCGAAGGATTGGCAAGGCCGCTTGCCGCACAACAGCACGCCTTATACTTCCACCATCGTCTTCCTGGTGCGTAAGGGGAATCCCAAGGGGATCAAGGACTGGAATGATTTGATCAAACCGGGCGTCGCGGTGATCACTCCCAATCCGAAGACCTCGGGCGGGGCGCGTTGGAATTACCTGGCCGCCTGGGGCTACGCACTTAAGCAGAACGGCGGGGACTCCGCCAAGGCCCGCGCCTTCGTAGCCGCCTTGTATAAGAACGTGCCGGTATTGGACGCGGGCGCGCGCGGGGCGACGACCACCTTCGTACAGCGGCGCATCGGGGACGTGGCGATATCCTGGGAGAACGAGGCCCTGTTGGCGGTGAAGCAGCTAGGGAAAGACAAGATCGAAATCGTGGCGCCTTCGATCTCCATATTGGCCGAGCCTCCGGTGGCGGTGGTGGATCGCGTGGCGGCCAAGCATGGCACGGCCAAGGTCGCGAAAGCCTACCTTGAGCATCTCTACAGCCCCGAGGGCCAGGAAATAGCGGCACGGAATTATTACCGGCCCAGCGACGGGAAGGTCGCGGCCAAATACGCGGGGCAATTCCCGGACATCAAGCTATTCACCATCGCCGACACCTTCGGGGGCTGGGCCAAGGCGCAGCAGGCGCACTTCGCCGACGGCGGGGTGTTCGATCGGATCCAGAAGGAAGGGAAGTAA
- the cysT gene encoding sulfate ABC transporter permease subunit CysT produces the protein MARKRAASVIPGFGLTLGYTLLYLGLVVLIPLSATFVKAAHITWPQLHDILLDPQVLAAFRLSFTASAGAALVNGVFGLLVAWVLVRYQFPGRGFLDSMVDLPFALPTAVAGIALCTVYAETGWIGGPLSKLGIKVAYTQFGVIVALIFIGLPFVVRTVQPVLEDLDKEVEEAATSLGANRWQIFRRLIFPAVLPSLFTGLSLAFARALGEYGSVIFISGNMPMKTEIVPLIIVSKLEQYDYVGATAVACIMLVLSFALLLIINMMQRWAGARTRGGH, from the coding sequence ATGGCGCGGAAGCGGGCGGCATCGGTGATCCCCGGGTTCGGGCTCACCCTGGGCTACACCCTGCTATACCTGGGCCTGGTGGTGTTGATCCCGCTTTCGGCCACCTTCGTGAAGGCGGCCCACATCACCTGGCCGCAATTGCACGATATCCTCCTGGACCCGCAGGTCCTGGCCGCCTTCCGGCTCAGCTTCACGGCATCGGCCGGGGCCGCCCTGGTCAATGGCGTGTTCGGATTGCTGGTGGCCTGGGTCTTGGTGCGGTATCAATTCCCCGGCCGCGGTTTCCTCGACTCCATGGTCGATCTACCCTTCGCCCTGCCCACCGCCGTGGCCGGCATCGCCCTCTGCACCGTCTACGCCGAGACCGGTTGGATCGGGGGGCCGTTATCCAAGCTCGGCATCAAGGTGGCTTACACCCAGTTCGGCGTCATCGTCGCGCTCATCTTCATCGGATTGCCTTTCGTGGTCCGCACCGTGCAACCGGTGCTCGAAGATTTGGATAAGGAAGTGGAAGAAGCCGCCACCTCCTTGGGCGCCAATCGCTGGCAGATATTCCGCCGGCTCATCTTCCCCGCCGTGCTCCCCTCCCTCTTCACGGGCTTATCGCTGGCCTTCGCCCGCGCCTTGGGCGAATACGGATCGGTCATCTTCATTTCGGGTAATATGCCGATGAAGACGGAAATCGTCCCCCTCATCATCGTGAGCAAGCTGGAGCAATACGATTACGTGGGCGCGACCGCGGTGGCCTGCATCATGCTGGTCCTCTCCTTCGCCTTGCTCCTGATCATCAACATGATGCAACGCTGGGCGGGCGCCCGCACCCGGGGGGGCCATTAG
- the cysW gene encoding sulfate ABC transporter permease subunit CysW, whose protein sequence is MDSKQAAVSEPRWLQWVLIAAAVGFLFLLLFVPLITVFAGALDQGIKAYLHSFADPDTLFAIRLTLLIAVIAVPLNLTFGVAASWAIAKFDFPGKQLLTTLIDLPFAVSPVVSGLIFVLLFGKNGWFGPWLQAHDIKIIFAVPGIVLATIFITFPMVARELIPLMEEQGKEEEEAARTLGANGWRIFWHVTLPNIKWGVLYGVILTNARAMGEFGAVSVVSGHIRGLTTTLPLQVEILYNDYSYVQAFAAASLLCFLALITLAAKAIVQKRVDRARKNAGGPVSGT, encoded by the coding sequence ATGGATTCCAAGCAAGCGGCGGTCAGCGAACCGCGCTGGTTGCAGTGGGTGCTGATCGCGGCGGCGGTAGGCTTCCTTTTCCTGCTGCTCTTCGTCCCCCTCATCACCGTGTTCGCCGGGGCGCTGGACCAAGGCATAAAAGCCTACCTGCACTCCTTCGCCGATCCCGATACCTTGTTCGCCATCCGCCTCACCCTCCTGATCGCCGTAATCGCCGTGCCCTTGAACCTCACCTTTGGGGTGGCCGCCTCGTGGGCGATCGCCAAGTTCGATTTCCCGGGCAAGCAACTGCTCACCACCTTGATCGATCTTCCTTTCGCCGTTTCCCCCGTCGTCTCCGGGCTCATCTTCGTGCTGCTTTTCGGGAAGAACGGTTGGTTCGGGCCCTGGCTGCAGGCGCACGACATCAAGATCATCTTCGCCGTGCCCGGCATCGTGCTGGCCACCATCTTCATCACCTTCCCCATGGTCGCCCGCGAGCTCATCCCCCTGATGGAGGAGCAAGGCAAGGAGGAAGAGGAAGCCGCCCGCACCCTGGGGGCCAACGGCTGGCGCATCTTCTGGCACGTGACCTTGCCCAACATCAAGTGGGGCGTGCTCTACGGAGTCATCCTCACCAACGCCCGCGCCATGGGCGAGTTCGGCGCGGTCTCCGTCGTCTCCGGCCATATCCGCGGGCTCACCACCACCTTGCCCCTGCAGGTGGAAATCCTCTACAACGATTACAGTTACGTGCAGGCCTTCGCCGCCGCTTCCCTGCTTTGCTTCCTGGCCCTGATAACCTTGGCCGCCAAGGCCATCGTGCAGAAGCGTGTGGACCGGGCCCGAAAGAACGCGGGCGGCCCCGTAAGCGGAACCTGA